DNA from Homo sapiens chromosome 1, GRCh38.p14 Primary Assembly:
agatggcaccattgcactctaaactccagcctgggcaacaagagtgaaactctgtctccaataaaaGAATGGGAGGAAACTGATTACAATAAccaaatttcatttaaatgccTTGATTTTCTTGGGCTGCATCTTATTGATTGGACAACTCAGTCAGtgccttttgttttttccatcAATAACTGAAGATTCCTGAGGCTTAAACTGGAAAACAGGTTACTTAATAATAGAGGGCACCAGACAGATTCTGCtcagttttcctttatttctgattGTTTCTTTACAACCATCCATGCAAGAGTAACTCCCTCATGTATTCTCAAGCCTGAACTCCACTCTAGACATTCAGATTCCCATTTTCGACTCTACAGGATACAGGTCCCCAAAGTCCCATCGAATCCATGGCAACATTTCCCCCAAGTCCTGCCCCTGCTTGATCAGCTTTCCTTTCCCACTTTCAGAGCCTATGTGTGAAATGATGGGTTCTGTGCTCCCTTTAGGATGTACCTAAGACCTAGGTTTTAGTTTCCAAGTGTCCAGAAGAAAGCGTTTGACATACCCATCCAAATAGGCAGGCATTCAACAGCAGTATTGATCTGCCTCCAGGTCATAAAATGACCTGTTGCCACAGTCAGGGCAGTTATCAATACAGAAAAAGATCCTCTTGGGGTGCCTTAAGTCCCTCACTCTGTTCATCAGCTCAGCCCTAATTTGAGCAAATCTGTTCCAGCAGAGAGTACCATCAGCACCATAACTCTCCCGCGGGGCAGGATACACCTCCACGCATAAGTTTTTGAGTATGATTGTGTGGCTCAGCAGGTTCTCCAGGGTGGCCATGGAGATGGGATTTCCACAGAAGCTGAAGGCATTGAGCTCAAAGCAGCGGCTCAGGGCAGGCAGGATGGCGTTGACTTGGGAGTCTATGATGCCACAGTCATCTAAATCCAAGTACTCAAGGGTGGCTGCAACTTTTTCTAGGAGAATTTGGAGAGGCACAAGACTGTAATTGGTCAGTCTGATGCCACTCAGGTCCAGGGTCTTTAGTTGACTGATACTCGGGCACTGGGATAGATGCTTCAAGTCTGATTCCAAAAGCACACAGTTAGTTATTGTGAGGACCTTTAACGAGGTCTTCAGACAGctggggagagagagcaagaagttAATTCTGGGGAATCATAGGGGTGAGTGGAGGGTGGTGGGGAATGGCTTCAAGGTAATGGATGGAGACCATTTTGCCCAAGTCCAGGGTCATTCTGATGGCCTGATGGTCAACACTTAGAATGATGTGTGATGAAGAGCTTTGCCACCGAGGTCAATTCCACCTTAGAGCCGGCccagtaactcacacctgtaatcccagaactttgggaggctgagactggtggattccttgagatcaggagtttgagaccagcctgctgaacatggcaaaacctcctctctactaaaaatccaaaaattagccaggtgtggtggggggagcctgcaattccagctacttgggaagctgaggcagaagaatcgtttgaacccaggaggtgtaggttgcagtgagcagagatcatgccactacactccagcctgggtgacagagagagactctgtattaaaaaaaaagaaggaaaaaaaataattccatttgaggCTGAGTCATTTCACCATCATTTATAGGAATGGATCAAGTTCACAGAATCCCTAAAgctccctttcctcatctgtcaggCAGAAAACCACATCCCTGGGCCACAGAAGCCCAGTGGAGATTCAGGCATAAAGGACAAACCCAGACAGGATCCTGCAACATCAGCTGGGGTGGGCGGGCTGTAGGCGTCCCTGCCATGCCTGTATCATCAGCAAACCATCTATCACTTTCACCATTCTTTGTGCCTGCTCCCTGACCCTCTGTTTCAGAATCATGCATTGCCTAGGTAATTAATTTACCTGGAGCTCAAAACACTTTTACAACAGGGAATTAGAGATGGGATCATTCATGTTCACCAAACTATGGGGCACAAAGCTGATTTTCtgacatgtgcaggtttgctgaGCATTCCCCTCTTCAGTGCCCACTTCACTTCCCTACTTTACATCATCTgcttaaaaattatcttgttggctgggcgtggtagctctcgcctataatcccagcactttgggagtccaaggtgggcggatcacctgaagtcaggagttggagaatatcctggccaacatggtgaaaccctgtctctacttaaaatataaaaattagccaggtgtgctgactcatgcctgtaatcccaggcactcaagaggctgaggcaggagaatcgcttgaacctgggaggcagaagttgctgcgAGCTGAGATGTCACAAGTGCACTTTACCCTGGATGATCAAAGTGAaaattcatctcagaaaaaaaaaaagttatcttgtttgtttttacttttatttcttcacttctGACAGGGGTCTTGggatgttacccagactggtcttaaactcctaggctcaagctatcctcttgcctcagactcccaaagtgataggattacaggcatgagccaccgcccctggcctatTTTTCATCATCTTAACTTAGACACACGTCCTCAGGAAGAATTCAGAAAGGCACCCTCACTAGATCTGAACCCCCCAGTAGCTAGCTTCCTAGTATGACAACCTCTCTATAGCATCTCCCCTAGCTGATCCCTCTGCCTCTATTGGGATGGTTGCATGATACCCATTTCAGGACAGGGCCGCCAACAGGACAATGTATGGACATTCTAGTGTCCCCTTCACTGTTACATCCTCATAGGCTGGCTCACAGTAGATGCCCACTAGCGTTTAGTGAAACAGGCTCTGCTGTGGTCTGCAGAGAAAGCTCACCACCCTCCCTCACCTGAGCAGCTGGTCCAGGTGGCCTTCGAGGAAAGAAACAGAGTTCATATAAAGCTTTTGGAGGCAGTGCAGCTTGAGGAACTGAGTGGTGAACTGGGTAACAATCTCCTTCTTCTGCTCTGGGGAAACGTAGCGAGAGACATCCATGTGAGAGAGAACGAGCTTCTGAAGATTCCTCATGTGGCCCAGGTATGGGGTAAACTGTGTCAGGATGGGCAGTACCCACTTGCAAttcacttccacctcctggatacAGTCTAGGTTCACCATTTTCAGGATGCTTCTGATATTGCGGAAGGGCATTCCCAAAATTTTCAGCTTCTTACAGCACAGGTGTAGTAAATCTTTCCTCTGCTTGACCCATAGAAGGAGGTAGGTGAGGTATTCATCCAGAGTCCTGTTCTTGAGCCAAAGTTCTACGAACACAGTCAAGGGCTGCTGTCCTCTCATCCTTGGACAGTCCTGCACTGGTGTTTTGTTCCTCTTGGCATTGAGGAAGGACCCACGGGCCATAGCTTCAGACCAAACCATCCAGAAGTTCTCACAGACatcctgtaaatccagcacttgaAGTTTCCACCTCCTGTGGGAAAATAGAGGTGAGACTGAGAATTTAAGAACTCATTTCTGAATTTAAACTCCACATCCTGGATAGCagctcctcccctccctgcttctTGTCCCTCTCTCTGACTTTTCTTCACTCTGTTCTCCCCTTGGATCCTacccacttccacatttttttgtttttttttttgagaccaagtctccctctgtcgcccaggctagagtgcagtggtgtgatgtcacctcactgcaacctctgcttcctgggttcaaatgattctcctgcctcaacctcacaagtagctgggattacaggagcccaccaccatgcccagctaattttagtatttttagtagagttggggtttaccatgttggacaggctggcctccaactcttgacctcagcctcccaatgtgctgggattacattgtgagccaccgtgcccggcccagttcTCACTTTTCATGGTGCCTTTCAGTGCCATTAGAGGAGAGGTTCCTGTTACCTCCATGGACCTTGCGTGGTGAGCAGTGCTTTCCCTGAGGAGCTGGTGAATGGCCAAGTCCTCTCGGCTtcctcaccaccaccatcccccTTGGGCCTCCTCACTTCACATGACCCAGCTGTTCCTTCAGTTGGACACCTGGGCCCTCCCCACCAGCCCACCTGGGCCACCTCACCTGGGACAAACCCCTTGGGTAAGCAGTGCATCAAGCCCATCGAGCACAGCTTGGAAGGCCTCCAGACAAGGCATCTTTATCAGAGGCCTCAGAGGGAGGCGGCGGAAGGGCCAGGCCTGCACCATCAGCTTCAGGGCCTCACAGCATCTCCTGCTGAAGGCCTCCATGAACAGTGGGGGGAAAAGTTCTGTGGGCAGCTCCTCCAGGGTGGACATGGCCAAGGCTTGGTCCCTCAGCAGGCTCCGCCCCGCAAGCTCCAGGAGTCTGGGTGGAGTCCGGATGCTCATCTTCATGAATCTGCAGGGAAAACTTCCAGAGGACAAACCCAGAGAAAAGGCATCACTCTCAGGCCAAGCCCATGCAATCTCATCTTCTCCTATGGCCAAACTCACTGCTCTGGCAATGGTGAAACAGCCCTCAGTTTACTCCAATTCTGCCCTGTACTCAGTGGCCATTAAGCCAGCATTGTGCCTCTGCTGCATCAGCATGAGCGTCTCCGAAGCAGTGAGGAAGCAGGGTCACCACGAGCCCTTCCTTTCTATCCAGTGCTCCATCCAGTGACTAGTGAGTGTGGAGGAACCTGAAAGTGAACCCCTCCTACCATTGGGGGAAATTACTGATTACTCAAGGTTCTAAAACAATGGGAATGGGAGTGTCACAAGCCTACATGCCCACATTTTCAGTTCCTACAAATAAGTTTGTTGGGAACATTCATGGGACATCCCTAGAACAggttctatttgttttcttttcattatttaagcttgctttctctttctctctctttcttctttccttctttccctctctccctcccttctttctttctttccccctctctctcccttctttctttcttgtcttctttcccTGCAtcccttctctcattctctctctctttctctctctccctctctcactctttctgacagggtcttgctctgtcacccagcctggagtgtagtggtgggatctcagctcagtgcagccttgacctcccagctcAAAGGattcttccccctcagcctcccaagtagctgggaccacagttatgcatcaccacacccagctcatcttttatgttttgactttttgtaaagacagtggatttcgctatgttgtccaagctggtcttgaactcctagtctcaagcaatctacccctcttggcctcccaacatactgggattataggtgtgagcctctgccCCAGCCTCGTTATTGAAAATTTCAGTGAGAAGCTTTGAAAGCTATGTGACACTGTTATGCATCATTCTCAAGATAGATGTTTCCAATGCACACCTCTTACACATATTCAAACTGAACcactttggctgggtgcagtgactcacacctgtaatctgagcattttgtgaggccgaggcaggtggatcatctgagatcaggagttcaagacgagcctggccaacatggtaaaaccctgcctctactaagacagcaaaaattagccaggtgcagtggtctgcgcctgtagtccaagctactagggaggctgaggtaggaggatcacttgaacccaggaggcagaagttgcagtgagctgacattatactactccactccagcctggggaataggCTAGATTgaactgagagacagagagagctacATTTGACTAGACTTCTTAATCTCTACCCAGTTAATCCTTATTGGATTTTTGGCTTTCTTAAAGAATAACTGATCGAATTAGATATTAATCCATCAAAATGAAAGATTTAGGGATAGGGTGAAAGTCCAGGACTCATTCACCGATTCCCTTCACAAACATGGACTTCCACTAATATGTGTCCTTCAAAGTCCTGAGTGTGAGACAGGGAAGGGTTGAATCTCTTCCTGATattagacagaaagaaagaaaacttgaaagtATCTTTGTTGAGGGATCCTTGGCCACatcaaatttatcaaaatatttcagagtTAAAACAGTTTTCAAAGACAGAGATGACAGTCCCTAAGAAAACACAATAGAAATCTTCATGTATCCGATGATCACCTgggtcatataattttttttggtgcTGAGGGAGCTGAGTCTCacttcgtcgcccaggctggagtgcagtggcaccatcttggctcactgttacCTCCAAGATTGCCTCCAAGATTCAAGCAATTCGCATGCTTCAGccttccacgtagctgggactacaggcaggcaccccCCACAGCCATGTCTCCATTTGGGTGGAAGAGGATGTGATTGGTTTAAAATTAAGGTCAAAGATCCTTTttgattgattttgtttttgtttttggacagagtgtctctcttttgcccaggctggagtacagcagtggtgtgagcatagctcactgcagcctcaatcttctggactcaagtgattctcccacaccagccacccaaatagctgggactacagatgcatggtgactcacagctgtaatcccagcactttgggaggccaaggcaggtggatcacttgaggtcaggtgttcgagaccaacctggccagcgtggtgaaaccccacctctactaaaaatacaaaaattagccaggcatggtttcAGATGTCTGTGACACCAGCTTCTGAGgatggagactgaggcatgagaattgcttgaacccaggagttaaaggttgcagggagttgagatcgtgccactgcactccagtctgggcaacacagtgagactccatctccacccTCAAAAAAAACGTTGTGTAGAGgagggtttttgtcatgttgcccaggttggtctcaaacccctgggctgaaatgatcctcccactttggcctcccaaagtgttggggttaaaggcgtgagtcactgctcccttcaagaattttaaaatggcatcAACCAAAGCACAATcaacttttttgaaataaagacagAACTGCATTTAGAGGAAAAAATTCAAAGCTTCAaattgttcatatatatatataaaaaaggacAGGATATAGCTCTGTGCCATCGTAGGCTGCACTGTCACCATCCCAGACTGACTGACTCTAGGTCAGATGGGAGTGTCCTTACAGAAATTAGTGACTTACCAGATCTGGATGTAGTTTAGAAGGTGCTCAGACCTCAGGAAGAACCAGGCAGGAACTCCAGGCTTGAAGACTTTGGGTCTCTCCTGTGGGTCTTTAGAAGCTTTTATTGACCTTTCTAATCACAACTCCCACCCACGCCCTTCCACGTGTGCACTGCTAGCTTCCAATCAAAAAGCCATATCTGATTGCATTTCTGAAGCTCCACCCAGTTAATCCTGATTGGGTTTTTGGCTCTCCCCAGATTAATGGATTGAGTCAGATATCCATTCATATCACATATCTATATTCAGTTCGTGAAGCAAGAAATTGACAGTGTTAGGGATAAGGTAGAAGTCAAGAATACATTGATTCACTggtgggcaaggtggctcatacctgtaattccagcactttggaaggacaaggtgagtagatcacctgatgtcaggggttcaagaccagtcaggtcaaaaaggtgaaaccccgtctccacaaaaatacaaaaatacaaaaattagcccggcatgatggcaggtgcctgaaacacagcgactcaggaggctgaggcaggagaattgcttgaacccaggaggcaatggttgcagtgagccagaattgtgccactgcactccagtctgggtgacagagggagattctgtcaaaaaataaaaaaatcattcattcatgaactccacaaacactgatttttttttattaatatgtgaACTTCATAGTCTTGAGTGTGAGGCAGGGAAGGATTTGATCTGTTTACGACattagacagaaaaataaaatctgaaagtaGTGTTGTTAGGAGATCTTTGGccacatcaaaatataaaaatgctttctactttaaaactttttaaaaacagaggagTCGTCCCTACGAAATCAGAATAAAAATCTCAATGTACTGAATGGTCTTTGGGATTTTGTATAACCTAAGGTAGCAGATTACATGCTCGTTCTGGTGGAGGAGAGGTGCCACTGAGGGCGTGAGTGGTCTCAGGGCTTAGGTTAAGGCTTCtttggaagaaattgaaaccacatctctaaaatttataaatttaatcagtgaagaagggagggagagaaacaaaaataaaccaagcttGCAACACATTCAGCATTCATCAGGAGGTCTTCTTGCTCTCTGACCTGGTTCCTCATGGTTGCCGCAACCTACTGTTCCAAAATCATATAGACCTTAGATTACAGTTCCCCTTAACTTCCCTGCAGACAACCATTTAAGCATTGTAAAACATTAACTTTTTCATCTGAGATATTCTTTCAGGTTCTGCATGTCAGTGAAACTGCTGATGCCAGCTGATCTGAAGGGCCATGCAATGCACCAACTCACCAAAGAATGCAGTTTCTACATCCTGTTGACTTCTTCCCTCTTACCGCTACCCCAACTTTCTGGCCCCTTGCTATCCAGGATCCACTGGAAACCTTCAGTACTCCTTGGGGAGATGAATTTGAGGATCTCCTCCTAGCTTCTCATTCAGCCACCTTGTGATCATTAAACtctctgctgcaaaccctgcTGTCTCAGAATATTGCTAAACTACTGTGCAGCAGGCATAGGAACCTGATGGTCCTTTAATAAAGTCATGTCAAAATTACAAATGGAAGTGAGGGTGGAGCTGGTCAGGGTTGAGCTGGGTTTTTAATGGGAACCTGGGAGTGAAGCAAGACTTGCAGGTCACATTGGGCAGGCTTCCAAATTCACCACCTATGGAAGGTCTTTCGCTTGGCTTACATCCTGTCCCTGAGTAAAGAGTCTGATCATGAGTTCATGAGTGCTTCAAACTCTACAAGTATTGATGAAGGCTTCCACCCACTGACAGTGAGAAGGCACTGATTTGATGCTGATCATGAAGTTCTGCTGGTTGTCTTGCAAGgaatatgttttattcttttatcttgtCATCTAAAGCCAATGATTGTAACCTCTGTTTGTCCCTTccaatggaaaaaacaaaaacaaaaagtcaactCTATTTGAGCCTTGTCAGgtctataaaacaaaagaaaatttaaaaaaataattgataggAGGAGTCCcattcccagcctgggcaatagagtgagactccatctcaaaaggaaaaaaaaaaaaaaaggccgggcacggtggtggctcacacctctaatcccagcacttcaggaggccaaggcaggtagatcacgatgCCAaaaaattgagaccatcctagccgacatggtgaaaccctgtctctgctaaaaatacaaaaattagctgagcatggtggcgcccACCCATAGTactagctactcgagagactgaggcatgagagtcgcttgaactcaggaggaggaggttgcagtcagccaagatttcaccactgcactccaacttggtgacagagcgagactccgtctcaaaacaaacaaacacaaacgaacaaacaaacaaagaaaaaagctggaaaaataaattctgaaagaaTTTCCATCTCTATGAATTCATCTTCAGAAGTGATAGCATTTCCTGCTTGGCattttttgcctacatttttggCATAAGATCTAACAACAAAAAGTATGAGCCCAGGTTTGTGTAATGGAATATCTTAAACATCAATAGGAGGAGTCAATAGTTCtgatgccacacacacacacgtatggtCTTCTCCATCATCAGAAAATGGCAACAAAGTGGTAGAGTTATGCAGAGTGTAGCATTTGAAATGGAGATTTGAAGGTGACAAGGAAAGGATTTTGTAAGACATTAGTGTACAAGTTGAGCAATGTTGGTTCCTGtcacaatatttttattgatttatttattttattcatttattttttgagatggagtctcgctccgtcaccaggctggaatgcagtggcacgatctcagctcacttcgacctctgcctccccggttcaagcaattttcctgccttagcctcctaaatagccgggactacaggtgcatgccactacacctggctaattttttgtatttttagtaaagacggggtttcaccatgttaactaggatggtctcaatctcctgacttcgtggtctgccc
Protein-coding regions in this window:
- the PRAMEF27 gene encoding PRAME family member 27, which produces MKMSIRTPPRLLELAGRSLLRDQALAMSTLEELPTELFPPLFMEAFSRRCCEALKLMVQAWPFRRLPLRPLIKMPCLEAFQAVLDGLDALLTQGVCPRRWKLQVLDLQDVCENFWMVWSEAMARGSFLNAKRNKTPVQDCPRMRGQQPLTVFVELWLKNRTLDEYLTYLLLWVKQRKDLLHLCCKKLKILGMPFRNIRSILKMVNLDCIQEVEVNCKWVLPILTQFTPYLGHMRNLQKLVLSHMDVSRYVSPEQKKEIVTQFTTQFLKLHCLQKLYMNSVSFLEGHLDQLLSCLKTSLKVLTITNCVLLESDLKHLSQCPSISQLKTLDLSGIRLTNYSLVPLQILLEKVAATLEYLDLDDCGIIDSQVNAILPALSRCFELNAFSFCGNPISMATLENLLSHTIILKNLCVEVYPAPRESYGADGTLCWNRFAQIRAELMNRVRDLRHPKRIFFCIDNCPDCGNRSFYDLEADQYCC